One region of Desulfobacterales bacterium genomic DNA includes:
- a CDS encoding ABC transporter ATP-binding protein → MHIWLKYLKSGLSRPMPRDRIFGQSGYAGIRTSFGKLYHFLQRHWRKGALGVVLIIVSAGLSFPQPLITRYIIDDVIIGRRLDLLLCAVLLLAGIVLAAKLTSLLEQFYFVSFEQAVILDLQHKLFDHTLRLPQSFFDDQQTGYLMARLSGDVDGLRWLFSGTFAYVAANLVKFVGGIVFLFYLEWRLALMVVFFLPGLVMSIRYFAGRIHVLSHQNMEKNADVSSRFQESLSASSLIKAFTSEGRAAGRLRSALKSFQQILLEQTVLNSVADLAVSSMPGVARIIVLVAGAYWVISDQWSLGSLLAFQAYLGYVFGPAQYLATANLELQKALAAFHRVFALFDIVPEENMGVGTKVNQLNGAVELRDVSFSYNNHEAVLNNVSFRIEPGEHVAIVGPSGVGKTTLISLFLRFYRPSAGEIYFDGRPASDYEVRSLRQRIGYVSQRTLVLAGTVRDALCHGNPEAGQDAVVRAARAAGCHDFIEELSAGYETVIGEGGVNLSEGQKQRLAVARALIKDPDILILDEPTAALDSLAEKSLLQSLPDFIQKKTLIIAAHRLSTIRNADRILLLDKNRLVAVGTHQFLMETNDYYRSLVEYQQGAIIEG, encoded by the coding sequence ATGCATATCTGGCTTAAATATCTGAAAAGCGGATTGTCGCGGCCGATGCCGCGGGACCGGATCTTTGGGCAGAGCGGATATGCCGGAATTAGAACCAGCTTCGGCAAACTGTATCATTTTTTGCAAAGGCACTGGCGTAAAGGGGCGCTGGGTGTTGTCCTGATCATTGTATCCGCCGGGCTCAGTTTTCCCCAGCCCCTCATCACCCGCTACATCATTGACGATGTCATTATCGGGCGGCGGCTGGATCTGCTGCTCTGTGCCGTACTTTTGCTGGCGGGTATCGTGCTGGCCGCCAAGCTGACGAGTTTGCTGGAGCAGTTTTATTTTGTCAGCTTTGAACAGGCTGTGATCCTGGATCTTCAACATAAGCTCTTTGATCATACCCTGCGGTTGCCCCAATCCTTTTTCGACGACCAGCAGACCGGCTATTTGATGGCGCGTCTTTCCGGTGATGTGGATGGGCTGCGCTGGCTTTTTTCCGGAACATTCGCATATGTTGCCGCCAATTTAGTCAAGTTTGTCGGAGGTATCGTTTTTCTTTTTTACCTGGAGTGGCGGCTCGCCCTTATGGTGGTATTCTTTCTTCCGGGCCTGGTGATGTCCATACGCTACTTTGCCGGCCGAATTCATGTATTGAGTCATCAAAACATGGAAAAAAACGCCGATGTTTCCAGCAGATTTCAAGAATCCCTGTCTGCAAGTTCCCTGATAAAGGCATTTACTTCCGAAGGACGGGCGGCCGGTCGTTTGCGGTCAGCGTTAAAATCTTTTCAACAGATTTTATTGGAGCAAACAGTCTTGAATTCGGTCGCCGATCTGGCCGTCAGTTCCATGCCCGGTGTGGCGCGGATCATTGTCCTGGTGGCAGGGGCCTATTGGGTTATTTCGGATCAATGGAGCTTGGGCTCCTTGCTGGCCTTTCAGGCTTATCTGGGATATGTATTCGGGCCGGCGCAGTATCTGGCCACCGCGAATCTGGAGCTGCAAAAAGCACTGGCCGCGTTTCACCGTGTTTTTGCCCTGTTCGACATTGTGCCGGAAGAAAACATGGGTGTCGGCACAAAAGTGAATCAGCTCAATGGTGCGGTTGAGTTAAGGGATGTATCGTTTTCGTACAACAACCATGAAGCGGTACTCAACAACGTGTCTTTCCGCATCGAACCGGGCGAACATGTTGCCATTGTCGGGCCCAGCGGGGTCGGCAAGACGACCCTGATCAGTCTTTTCCTGCGTTTTTACCGCCCCTCAGCCGGTGAAATCTATTTTGACGGCAGGCCCGCGTCCGATTATGAGGTCCGTTCGCTGCGGCAGCGGATCGGTTATGTATCCCAGCGTACCCTGGTTTTGGCTGGAACGGTCAGGGACGCGCTTTGCCATGGAAACCCTGAAGCCGGTCAGGATGCGGTCGTCCGGGCCGCCCGGGCGGCGGGGTGCCATGATTTTATTGAGGAGCTCTCTGCGGGCTACGAGACTGTTATCGGGGAAGGGGGCGTCAACCTGTCGGAAGGGCAGAAACAGCGGCTGGCTGTGGCCAGAGCGTTGATTAAGGATCCTGACATACTCATACTGGATGAACCCACCGCAGCATTGGACAGCCTGGCGGAGAAATCGCTGCTGCAGTCGCTGCCGGACTTTATCCAGAAGAAAACCCTTATTATCGCGGCCCATCGGTTGTCAACCATTCGGAACGCAGACCGAATTCTGCTACTGGATAAAAACCGTCTCGTAGCGGTCGGCACCCATCAGTTCCTGATGGAAACAAACGATTACTACCGGTCTTTGGTTGAATATCAACAGGGGGCGATAATAGAGGGATGA
- a CDS encoding U32 family peptidase translates to MDKKIEKPMRPAILAPAGSRPSFLAALAAGADAIYCGLKQFSARMEAHNFTFEELTALTELAHAQEARVYVTVNTLIKPGELGEVGQMVDRLNRGVKPDAIILQDLGLVSLVRKAGYTGQLNLSTLANVSSPSAIRWVGDHVEVDRVVIPRELNIDEIKAMAAACPPHLDLEVFVHGALCYGVSGRCYWSSFLGGKSGLRGRCVQPCRRQYTQNDTSRRFFSCQDLSLDVLVKVLMTIPKVKSWKIEGRKKGPHYVFYTVQAYQMLRDHGTDPQAKRAALELLEMALGRRGTHYHFLPQRPQSPLSTDGNTASGLYIGSVQGGREPYLSPRLELLGGDVLRIGYEDEPWHAVQKIGRAVPKKGRLHLKLPPKKIPRKGTPVFLIDRREETLNSLLDKLEARFKERLPDVTVLPSHFHLHLPEGARKAEGESILHICRYPSRKATEGLSALWLSTETTRALSPEDAAGYWWALPPVIWPAEENDMAEQVAAVIQNGGRNFILNAPWQKAFFEDRKDFNLWAGPFCNLSNPMAISALAAFGFKGAIVSPELGREDYLALPQNSPLPLGIILSGSWPLCVSRIISEDMNTGASFSSPKGEEAWARKYGGSYWIFPNWKLDIRSQKKELQKAGYRLFVDIAEPIPEGIMLKKRPGLWNWDLALY, encoded by the coding sequence ATGGATAAAAAAATAGAAAAACCGATGCGGCCGGCCATTCTGGCGCCGGCCGGCAGCAGACCTTCATTTCTGGCGGCCCTGGCTGCCGGGGCCGATGCCATTTACTGCGGCCTGAAACAGTTTTCGGCCCGCATGGAAGCCCACAACTTTACCTTTGAAGAACTGACGGCCCTGACCGAACTGGCCCATGCCCAGGAGGCCCGGGTCTATGTCACCGTCAACACCTTGATAAAGCCGGGCGAGTTGGGTGAGGTGGGGCAAATGGTGGACAGGCTTAACCGCGGGGTCAAACCGGATGCCATTATTTTACAGGATCTGGGTCTGGTATCGCTGGTACGAAAGGCCGGCTATACCGGTCAGTTGAACCTGTCCACCCTGGCAAATGTCAGTTCACCCTCAGCTATCAGATGGGTGGGCGACCATGTGGAAGTGGACCGGGTCGTCATCCCCCGGGAGCTCAACATCGACGAAATAAAAGCCATGGCAGCGGCCTGTCCGCCGCACCTGGACCTGGAGGTTTTTGTGCACGGCGCGCTTTGCTACGGCGTGTCCGGACGGTGCTACTGGAGCAGCTTTCTGGGCGGCAAGAGCGGACTCAGGGGCCGCTGCGTGCAGCCCTGCCGGCGGCAGTATACCCAGAACGACACCTCCCGTCGGTTTTTTTCCTGTCAAGACCTGAGCCTGGATGTGCTGGTCAAGGTCCTGATGACCATTCCAAAAGTGAAGAGCTGGAAGATCGAAGGCCGCAAGAAAGGTCCCCACTATGTGTTTTACACGGTTCAGGCCTATCAGATGCTGCGGGATCACGGCACCGACCCACAGGCCAAACGGGCGGCCCTGGAACTGCTGGAAATGGCGCTGGGAAGAAGAGGGACGCATTATCATTTTTTGCCCCAGCGGCCCCAGAGCCCCCTCAGCACCGACGGCAACACAGCCTCCGGTCTGTATATAGGATCCGTCCAGGGCGGGAGAGAACCGTATCTGTCACCGCGGCTGGAACTGCTGGGCGGCGATGTCTTGCGGATCGGGTATGAAGATGAGCCCTGGCACGCCGTCCAAAAGATCGGCCGGGCGGTGCCCAAGAAAGGCCGCCTGCACCTGAAGTTGCCACCGAAAAAAATACCCCGCAAGGGAACGCCGGTTTTTCTCATCGATCGGCGTGAAGAAACGTTAAATTCCCTGCTGGACAAATTAGAGGCCCGATTCAAGGAGCGGTTACCCGATGTGACGGTTTTGCCGTCGCACTTCCATCTTCATCTTCCCGAAGGCGCCCGTAAAGCCGAAGGTGAAAGCATCCTCCATATTTGCCGTTATCCCTCCCGGAAAGCCACAGAAGGCCTGTCGGCGCTGTGGCTGTCCACAGAAACAACCCGGGCGCTGTCTCCCGAAGATGCAGCCGGTTACTGGTGGGCTCTTCCCCCGGTGATCTGGCCGGCGGAAGAAAACGACATGGCGGAACAGGTTGCAGCGGTGATCCAAAACGGCGGCCGTAATTTTATTCTGAACGCTCCCTGGCAAAAAGCCTTTTTTGAGGACCGCAAGGACTTTAACCTGTGGGCCGGACCCTTTTGCAATCTTTCAAATCCCATGGCGATTTCCGCCCTGGCCGCCTTCGGCTTTAAAGGCGCCATTGTCAGCCCCGAGCTCGGCCGGGAGGATTATCTTGCGCTTCCCCAAAACAGTCCACTACCCCTGGGGATCATCCTTTCCGGAAGCTGGCCGCTATGTGTTTCCCGGATCATCTCAGAGGATATGAATACGGGAGCGTCTTTCAGCAGCCCCAAAGGTGAAGAGGCCTGGGCCCGGAAATACGGTGGCAGCTACTGGATTTTTCCCAACTGGAAACTGGATATCCGTTCCCAGAAAAAGGAACTGCAAAAAGCGGGATACCGGTTGTTTGTGGATATAGCGGAACCGATACCGGAAGGGATAATGTTAAAAAAACGACCGGGTTTGTGGAACTGGGATCTGGCGCTGTATTGA
- the eno gene encoding phosphopyruvate hydratase: MTEIIDVKAREIFDSRGNPTVEADVIVLCGASGRAAVPSGASTGTREALELRDKRSKRLGGKGVRTAVKNILEKIAPEILGMDAADQIGLDNFLIELDGTPNKAKLGANAILAVSMAAARAAASAYGLPLYRYLGGINARYLPLPMMNIINGGAHAANNLDIQEFMIIPVGAQTMIQAVEMGAETFHALKKILKDKGLSTGVGDEGGFAPNLKSNEEAIKLIISAIKSAGFKPGKDIGIALDAAASEFYAKGKYSLKSEKKILSPEDMIHYYENLVDKYPIISIEDGLAEQDWSSWELLTDRLGGTVQIVGDDIFVTNPKIFSKGIEEGIGNSILIKLNQVGTVTETLDAIEMAKRVGYTTVISHRSGETEDTFISDLVVGVNGGQIKTGSMSRSDRIAKYNQLIRIEAELGQSARFSNDIFVPA; encoded by the coding sequence ATGACTGAAATTATCGATGTAAAGGCTAGGGAGATCTTTGACTCCAGGGGGAATCCGACAGTTGAAGCCGATGTTATTGTTCTCTGCGGCGCCTCCGGACGAGCGGCAGTCCCTTCCGGTGCATCTACCGGAACGCGAGAAGCACTGGAATTGCGCGATAAACGGTCAAAACGGCTGGGCGGCAAGGGGGTCCGGACGGCCGTTAAAAACATTCTTGAAAAGATTGCCCCGGAAATTCTGGGAATGGATGCAGCCGATCAGATCGGGCTGGATAATTTCCTGATCGAACTGGACGGCACCCCCAACAAGGCAAAACTGGGCGCGAATGCGATTCTGGCAGTGTCCATGGCGGCGGCCAGAGCGGCAGCATCCGCTTACGGTTTGCCCCTGTACCGGTACTTGGGGGGCATCAACGCAAGGTATCTGCCGCTGCCGATGATGAATATCATCAATGGCGGCGCGCATGCCGCCAACAATCTGGATATCCAGGAATTTATGATCATTCCGGTGGGAGCCCAAACCATGATCCAGGCCGTTGAAATGGGGGCCGAGACATTTCATGCGCTTAAAAAGATTTTAAAGGATAAGGGCTTGAGCACGGGCGTGGGAGATGAAGGCGGTTTTGCACCGAACTTAAAATCGAATGAAGAAGCCATAAAACTAATCATCAGCGCCATCAAGTCCGCCGGATTCAAACCCGGTAAAGATATCGGGATCGCTCTGGATGCGGCTGCCAGCGAGTTTTACGCCAAGGGCAAATATAGCCTGAAATCCGAAAAAAAGATCCTTTCACCGGAGGATATGATCCATTACTATGAGAATCTGGTGGACAAGTACCCGATCATATCCATCGAGGACGGCCTGGCCGAGCAGGATTGGAGCAGCTGGGAATTGCTGACCGATCGTTTGGGTGGAACGGTTCAGATTGTCGGTGACGATATTTTTGTGACCAATCCGAAGATTTTCAGCAAGGGAATCGAAGAGGGGATCGGCAATTCCATATTAATCAAGCTTAACCAGGTCGGAACGGTGACCGAGACCCTTGATGCCATTGAGATGGCAAAGCGGGTAGGCTATACCACCGTCATTTCCCATCGCTCCGGCGAAACGGAAGACACCTTTATATCCGACCTGGTGGTGGGCGTTAATGGCGGACAAATCAAAACCGGATCCATGTCGCGCTCCGATCGTATCGCCAAGTACAACCAGCTGATCCGGATCGAGGCCGAACTGGGTCAAAGCGCCCGCTTCTCCAACGATATATTCGTACCCGCATAA
- a CDS encoding CTP synthase: MAFNTKFIFVTGGVLSSLGKGLASAAIGALLESRGLSVTLQKLDPYINVDPGTMNPFQHGEVFVTDDGSETDLDLGHYERFTSARLGKDNNFTTGKIYDAVISKERRGDYLGGTVQVIPHITDEIKNSIKLLANGVDIVIVEIGGTIGDIESLPFLEAIRQFKAEVGKDNVLYIHLTLVPYISTAGEVKTKPTQHSVKELRSIGIQPDILLCRADRNLSKEIKSKIALFCNVGVDEVITAKDVDCIYEVPLNFHKEGLDDKIVELLHIWTRAPRLDAWEELIKRFKEPKYNVTIAIVGKYTDLTESYKSLNEALYHGGVANDCRVNLKYIDSEKLDPKSCPGTLTGADGILVPGGFGTRGIEGKICAAKYARENKIPYFGICLGMQIAVIEFARHVAGMKDAHSAEFDANTPYPVIYLMMEWYDDKTGTVQQRDVNSAKGGTMRLGAYPCQIKAETLAHQAYGIPAISERHRHRYEFNNQFKEALQKEGLVFSGISPNGELVEIVELHDHPWFLGCQFHPEFKSRPMNAHPLFREFIRASLKKSTK, encoded by the coding sequence ATGGCCTTTAATACAAAATTCATATTCGTGACCGGTGGCGTTCTTTCTTCTTTAGGCAAGGGACTGGCTTCAGCAGCGATCGGCGCTTTGCTTGAAAGCCGCGGGCTTTCGGTCACGTTGCAAAAACTGGATCCCTATATCAATGTCGACCCGGGGACCATGAATCCTTTCCAGCACGGCGAAGTTTTTGTCACCGATGACGGCTCCGAAACAGATCTGGACCTGGGACACTATGAACGCTTTACCAGCGCCCGGCTGGGCAAAGACAATAATTTTACCACCGGGAAAATATATGACGCCGTTATTTCAAAAGAGCGGCGCGGGGATTACCTTGGCGGAACCGTTCAGGTGATCCCGCACATCACGGATGAAATCAAAAACAGCATCAAGCTGCTGGCCAATGGCGTGGATATTGTGATTGTGGAAATCGGGGGTACCATCGGCGATATTGAAAGCCTCCCCTTTCTGGAAGCCATTCGGCAGTTTAAGGCCGAAGTCGGCAAAGACAATGTGTTATACATTCACCTGACCCTGGTGCCCTATATCAGCACCGCCGGCGAAGTCAAAACGAAGCCGACGCAGCACAGTGTCAAAGAACTTCGCAGCATCGGCATCCAGCCGGACATCCTGCTGTGCCGGGCGGATCGAAACCTGTCCAAGGAGATCAAGTCCAAAATAGCGCTTTTTTGTAATGTCGGCGTGGATGAGGTCATTACGGCCAAGGATGTGGACTGCATTTACGAGGTCCCTTTGAATTTTCACAAAGAAGGACTGGATGATAAAATTGTTGAGCTGCTCCATATCTGGACCCGGGCCCCGCGCCTGGACGCCTGGGAGGAGTTAATCAAAAGGTTCAAGGAGCCAAAATACAATGTCACCATCGCGATTGTCGGCAAATATACGGACCTGACCGAATCTTACAAAAGCCTGAACGAGGCCCTCTACCATGGCGGCGTTGCCAATGACTGCCGGGTGAATCTCAAGTACATCGATTCTGAAAAATTAGACCCGAAAAGTTGTCCGGGCACGCTGACTGGCGCCGACGGTATCTTGGTCCCGGGGGGATTTGGAACCCGGGGAATCGAGGGCAAAATCTGTGCAGCCAAATATGCCAGGGAAAACAAGATCCCCTATTTCGGCATCTGTCTGGGAATGCAGATTGCCGTGATTGAGTTTGCCCGCCATGTCGCCGGGATGAAAGATGCGCACAGCGCCGAGTTCGACGCGAATACGCCTTATCCGGTGATATACCTGATGATGGAATGGTATGACGATAAAACCGGCACGGTCCAGCAGCGGGACGTTAATTCCGCCAAGGGCGGCACCATGCGCCTGGGCGCCTACCCCTGTCAGATCAAAGCGGAAACGTTGGCCCATCAGGCCTACGGCATCCCGGCAATTTCCGAACGGCACCGACACCGCTATGAATTTAACAACCAGTTTAAAGAGGCCCTCCAAAAAGAAGGACTCGTATTCAGCGGCATATCCCCCAACGGCGAGCTGGTTGAAATTGTGGAACTCCACGACCACCCCTGGTTTCTGGGCTGCCAGTTTCACCCGGAATTCAAATCACGCCCCATGAACGCCCACCCGTTGTTTCGGGAATTCATCCGGGCTTCTTTAAAAAAATCAACAAAATAA
- the hgcA gene encoding mercury methylation corrinoid protein HgcA, with the protein MSLPRLAQPFVVGSMDTAAGKIPKVSSRLLPRDFWGTFKARWGVGRMNYCVDPGVYALGRPSKESPVFVTANYKMSFDSLRAGLGDRSAWILVLDTKGINVWCAAGKGTFGTTELVSRIQSGGLDRLVSHRDIILPQLAGPGIAAHQVKKLSGYKVIYGPIRAEDLPAFLENGFKAGPEMRQKTFSTWERLVLIPIELVAALKAAAFIVPVLFFAGGFGDGRWLWANSMNDGIFAGLAILAGIAAGAIATPIGLPWLPGRAFSLKGLWPGLAAALALVLFRRYHPVAGNGPLETFSWFFLIPALSSYLAMNFTGASTYTSLSGVKKEMRWAVPFQIGAGVLGLGLWIGARFVN; encoded by the coding sequence GTGAGCCTTCCCCGTCTGGCTCAGCCGTTTGTGGTCGGGTCGATGGATACAGCCGCGGGCAAAATTCCAAAGGTATCATCCCGGCTGCTGCCGCGGGATTTCTGGGGGACCTTTAAGGCGCGCTGGGGGGTCGGCCGCATGAATTACTGCGTTGATCCGGGAGTGTATGCACTGGGGCGGCCGTCGAAGGAATCCCCGGTTTTTGTTACCGCAAATTATAAAATGAGTTTTGACTCCCTGCGAGCAGGCCTGGGGGATCGTTCCGCCTGGATACTGGTGCTGGATACTAAAGGCATCAATGTCTGGTGCGCTGCCGGCAAGGGAACCTTCGGCACAACGGAACTGGTGTCAAGAATTCAATCAGGCGGGTTGGATCGGCTTGTCTCCCATCGTGACATCATCCTGCCGCAGTTGGCAGGGCCCGGTATTGCAGCGCATCAGGTCAAAAAACTTTCCGGATACAAAGTCATATACGGTCCCATTCGGGCAGAGGACCTGCCGGCTTTTCTCGAAAACGGATTTAAAGCCGGGCCTGAGATGCGCCAAAAAACTTTCTCAACATGGGAACGCCTGGTCTTGATCCCAATTGAACTGGTGGCGGCCCTTAAGGCTGCCGCGTTCATAGTCCCGGTTTTGTTTTTTGCAGGCGGGTTTGGCGACGGCCGCTGGCTTTGGGCCAACAGCATGAATGACGGGATTTTTGCCGGCTTGGCAATTCTCGCCGGGATTGCCGCAGGCGCAATTGCGACCCCGATAGGCCTGCCGTGGCTGCCGGGAAGGGCGTTTTCGCTTAAAGGCCTTTGGCCGGGTCTGGCAGCGGCATTGGCGCTGGTGCTGTTTCGTCGATACCATCCGGTAGCCGGCAACGGCCCGCTTGAAACATTCAGTTGGTTTTTTCTAATTCCGGCCTTATCTTCTTATTTAGCCATGAATTTTACCGGGGCCTCCACCTATACATCCCTTTCAGGAGTCAAGAAAGAGATGCGATGGGCGGTCCCTTTTCAGATCGGCGCCGGGGTGCTGGGCTTGGGGTTGTGGATAGGCGCCCGTTTTGTAAATTAG
- the hgcB gene encoding mercury methylation ferredoxin HgcB: MGQYHYLKDVVTLALSEDKCVGCGICIEVCPQGVIAMNNGTAHLLNRDDCMECGACAGNCPTEAITVEAGVGCAAAVINSALGRTNDACCCIIEKKGASCC; this comes from the coding sequence ATGGGTCAATATCATTATTTAAAGGACGTGGTGACGCTGGCGCTTTCAGAGGATAAATGCGTGGGCTGCGGGATCTGTATCGAGGTCTGCCCCCAGGGGGTGATTGCCATGAACAATGGAACGGCTCATCTGCTGAATCGGGACGACTGTATGGAGTGCGGCGCGTGTGCCGGCAATTGTCCCACCGAAGCCATCACGGTGGAGGCAGGGGTGGGGTGCGCCGCCGCCGTCATCAATTCGGCCCTGGGAAGAACAAACGATGCCTGCTGCTGTATCATTGAAAAAAAAGGCGCCTCCTGTTGTTGA
- a CDS encoding TIGR04282 family arsenosugar biosynthesis glycosyltransferase, protein MSENPFKKLAVVMAKEPVPGKVKTRLTPPLTPREAADVYRCFLQDRLLAMGALSEVDIALAYTPSRALKPFIDFCPENFGLFAQHGRTLGEKLCHIFQEKLSEGYDAVSVTGSDSPDLPNRLIRTSFDRLLVQGADLVLGPCPDGGYYLIAATKLYPELFSGIPWSTDKVLAATLKKAAALGLKTELLPPWRDLDTFQDLVLYHQNCLRRKRDANGPGKITYSFLINLLKLQQR, encoded by the coding sequence ATGTCTGAAAATCCTTTTAAGAAACTGGCCGTTGTCATGGCCAAGGAACCGGTTCCCGGAAAAGTCAAGACGCGACTGACGCCGCCCCTGACCCCCCGGGAAGCCGCCGATGTCTACCGCTGTTTTCTTCAGGACCGCCTGCTGGCTATGGGTGCATTGTCTGAAGTGGACATCGCCCTGGCATATACCCCTTCCCGCGCACTAAAGCCCTTTATTGATTTCTGCCCGGAAAATTTCGGCCTTTTTGCCCAGCACGGTCGGACCCTCGGCGAAAAACTGTGTCACATCTTCCAGGAAAAGCTGTCGGAAGGGTATGATGCCGTATCGGTCACGGGTAGTGATTCCCCTGATTTGCCCAATCGACTGATCCGGACGTCCTTCGACCGCCTGCTGGTACAAGGGGCTGATCTTGTTCTGGGACCATGCCCTGACGGCGGCTACTATCTCATCGCAGCGACAAAACTTTATCCGGAACTCTTTTCAGGTATCCCCTGGAGCACGGATAAGGTTCTTGCCGCAACACTGAAAAAAGCTGCCGCGTTGGGTCTGAAAACAGAATTGCTGCCCCCTTGGAGAGACCTGGATACGTTTCAGGATCTGGTTCTATACCATCAAAACTGTTTGCGCCGAAAAAGGGATGCAAACGGTCCCGGAAAAATTACCTATTCATTTTTAATAAATCTGCTGAAACTGCAGCAAAGATGA
- a CDS encoding transaldolase family protein has product MKIFIDSADLDEIKQGYLWGVADGVTTNPSLLKQAVEKRVKSGEKLDLKAYINHILEVARETPVSLEVTEVTTDKMFAQGRRLYDLFNPTAGNVYIKIPVNPAFKAEDSTHFDGIIAIKKLTGMGIPVNATLIFTPEQALLAAKAGAAFVSPFAGRIDDDIRKKAGLTVDKTAYYPAEGIQTDGKYLEDNGVISGIDLIEQCVQIIGHYNFKTEVLAASLRNPRQVREAALVGAHIATLPFGVIQDMLKHHKTFEGMKNFTDDIVPEYADIK; this is encoded by the coding sequence ATGAAGATTTTTATTGATAGCGCCGATTTAGACGAAATAAAGCAGGGGTATCTTTGGGGAGTTGCCGACGGCGTCACAACCAACCCGAGCCTCTTGAAACAAGCAGTAGAAAAACGCGTTAAGTCCGGGGAAAAGCTCGATCTGAAAGCGTATATCAACCATATTCTGGAAGTTGCCCGGGAAACACCTGTCAGTCTTGAAGTGACGGAGGTTACCACTGATAAAATGTTTGCGCAGGGCCGGCGCCTGTATGACCTGTTTAATCCGACAGCGGGAAATGTGTACATCAAAATTCCGGTCAATCCGGCTTTCAAGGCAGAGGATTCGACCCATTTCGACGGCATTATCGCCATTAAAAAACTGACCGGTATGGGAATACCGGTAAATGCAACCCTGATTTTCACACCTGAACAGGCACTTCTGGCAGCTAAAGCCGGGGCCGCTTTCGTCAGTCCTTTTGCCGGCCGCATCGATGATGACATCCGAAAAAAGGCCGGATTAACCGTCGACAAAACCGCTTATTATCCGGCGGAAGGCATCCAGACCGACGGCAAATATCTCGAAGACAACGGTGTTATATCCGGGATTGATCTCATAGAGCAGTGTGTTCAGATTATCGGGCACTATAACTTCAAAACAGAGGTGCTGGCAGCTTCGTTAAGAAACCCCAGGCAGGTTCGAGAGGCGGCCCTGGTGGGCGCCCATATCGCCACCCTGCCGTTTGGTGTCATTCAGGACATGCTAAAACATCACAAAACATTTGAAGGGATGAAAAACTTTACCGATGATATCGTCCCGGAATATGCTGACATAAAATAA
- a CDS encoding divergent polysaccharide deacetylase family protein, with translation MDRRNFLIKSASLLAGNLLGLDYFPKVFAQEIPPNNLKNNPRIAVIIDDIGYSNTVARLFLKPGIPITFAVLPRLRNSYNLAVELRYRGHEIMLHQPMEPYNSEFDPGPGALYVGYDESQIIEIMNENIAGVPYAIGVNNHMGSRFTSCRKEILETLSVVKERNLFFVDSLTSSRSKAYRTALELHLSAACRNIFLDNIVDESAIICQLFKLRQHAQVYGRAVGIGHPYPETAQAIEKFVNKLDDRDISFVYASEIL, from the coding sequence ATGGATCGACGGAACTTTTTAATCAAAAGCGCCTCTTTGCTGGCCGGAAATTTATTGGGACTGGATTATTTTCCTAAAGTGTTCGCCCAGGAAATTCCCCCTAATAATTTGAAAAACAACCCCCGCATTGCAGTGATCATTGACGATATCGGATACAGCAACACGGTGGCCAGACTGTTTTTAAAGCCGGGGATTCCCATTACCTTTGCGGTGCTGCCGCGGCTTCGGAATTCCTATAATTTGGCTGTTGAACTGCGCTATCGCGGACATGAGATCATGCTGCATCAACCGATGGAGCCGTACAATTCCGAATTTGATCCGGGTCCGGGAGCCCTTTATGTGGGCTATGACGAAAGCCAGATTATTGAAATTATGAATGAAAATATTGCCGGGGTGCCTTATGCCATCGGCGTCAACAACCACATGGGTTCGCGTTTTACCTCCTGCCGCAAGGAGATCCTTGAAACCCTCAGCGTTGTCAAAGAGAGAAATCTTTTCTTTGTGGACAGTCTCACCTCAAGCCGCTCCAAAGCCTATCGAACGGCCTTGGAGCTTCATCTTTCGGCAGCCTGCCGCAACATCTTTTTGGATAATATCGTGGATGAATCCGCCATCATTTGTCAGCTGTTCAAGCTTCGGCAACACGCCCAGGTTTATGGCCGGGCGGTGGGCATCGGTCACCCCTATCCTGAAACCGCCCAGGCAATTGAAAAATTCGTAAACAAATTAGATGATCGCGATATCTCATTTGTCTACGCGTCGGAGATCCTCTAG